The following are from one region of the Deinococcus aestuarii genome:
- a CDS encoding nucleotidyl transferase AbiEii/AbiGii toxin family protein, translating into MGGVGARPDLRAGGERGADGVQGGGTSLSKGDAVVTRFSEDLDITLGLLGASGRTPEDLTDLSRIARDRAIAELSLQTQACVRDRVLPHLREAGALDARVQVVTEGEPADLHLALHYPTVLPARTAYIRRRVLLEFGVKNRIEPREQRTLRTYLAEDAPVRAAVELPKATVELLDARRCRQPVSNRRSRTGRPTSPATC; encoded by the coding sequence GTGGGTGGTGTGGGTGCTCGCCCAGACCTTCGCGCTGGAGGGGAGCGAGGTGCCGATGGCGTTCAAGGGGGGGGGACCAGCCTCTCCAAGGGGGACGCTGTGGTCACCCGCTTCAGCGAGGACCTCGACATCACCCTGGGGCTGCTCGGTGCGTCGGGGCGCACCCCCGAGGACCTTACCGACCTGTCGCGCATTGCGCGGGACCGGGCCATCGCCGAATTGAGCCTTCAGACGCAGGCCTGCGTACGAGACCGCGTCCTGCCACACCTGCGTGAGGCGGGTGCCCTCGACGCGCGGGTGCAGGTCGTCACGGAGGGGGAGCCCGCCGACCTGCACCTCGCCCTGCACTACCCGACCGTGCTCCCGGCGCGCACGGCGTACATCCGGCGTCGGGTGCTGCTGGAGTTCGGCGTGAAAAACCGCATCGAGCCGCGCGAGCAGCGCACCCTCCGCACCTACCTCGCTGAGGACGCCCCGGTGCGGGCAGCGGTCGAACTTCCCAAGGCGACGGTGGAGTTGCTCGACGCGCGGCGTTGCAGGCAGCCTGTGTCCAACCGCAGAAGCCGCACTGGCCGACCCACTTCGCCCGCCACTTGCTGA
- a CDS encoding DUF6088 family protein, producing MRAKSSTEVRQFVARQPEGEPFFPTELLLYGTRASIDQALSRLTSNGVIERVARGVYVKPRRGRIVNRAPPSPVTVARTSARARGIPVTTPGAQVLVEYDLSTQTPVTAVLSAG from the coding sequence ATGCGGGCGAAGTCGAGCACGGAGGTGCGTCAGTTCGTCGCGCGACAACCCGAGGGAGAACCGTTCTTCCCGACTGAACTGCTGCTGTACGGAACGCGCGCGAGCATCGATCAGGCGCTCTCCCGGTTGACCAGCAACGGGGTAATCGAGCGGGTCGCGCGCGGCGTGTACGTCAAACCCAGACGCGGCCGGATCGTCAACAGGGCGCCGCCCAGCCCGGTCACGGTCGCCCGGACCTCCGCGCGGGCGCGCGGCATCCCGGTCACCACCCCCGGGGCACAGGTGCTCGTCGAATATGACCTCAGCACCCAGACGCCCGTGACCGCGGTGCTCAGTGCCGGGTGA